The following proteins are encoded in a genomic region of Labeo rohita strain BAU-BD-2019 chromosome 5, IGBB_LRoh.1.0, whole genome shotgun sequence:
- the cenpv gene encoding centromere protein V, translated as MAYITKDERERDGLVKHTGGCHCGAVRFEVWSAPHLHVFNCNCSICTKKQNRHFIVPKSQFTLLQGSDNITTYTFNTHMAKHTFCKTCGVQSFYTPRSNPDGFGVAPHCLDPGTVKSVTVEDFCGENWEESMQKHQTIRSMSKPTTDT; from the exons ATGGCGTACATAACTAAAGACGAAAG GGAGCGTGATGGTCTTGTGAAACACACCGGAGGTTGCCACTGTGGCGCGGTGCGTTTTGAGGTGTGGAGTGCTCCACATTTACACGTGTTCAATTGCAA TTGCAGTATTtgcacaaagaaacaaaatcGCCACTTCATTGTGCCAAAGTCCCAGTTCACCTTGCTTCAG GGCTCAGACAATATAACAACATATACATTTAACACACACATGGCCAAGCACACATTCTGCAAAACCTGTGGTGTCCAGAGTTTCTACACTCCACGTTCCAACCCTGATGGATTTG GTGTGGCACCTCATTGTTTGGACCCTGGAACAGTCAAGAGTGTCACTGTAGAAGATTTCTGTGGGGAGAACTGGGAGGAAAGTATGCAGAAGCATCAAACTATAAGAAGTATGTCAAAACCAACAACGGACACATAA